From Mycobacterium lacus, one genomic window encodes:
- a CDS encoding serine hydrolase → MGDITRRKFGRLAALAGVVGVSGALTSCAAPATPPQSGPTETATPAPDTRARPIRLTQADVDRIIGDHAHTLLDHLRAKAPGRNYGIAVAFACPNRQFNRFYMYGTGAEQTPPTARTIFAIGSITKTFTAAPFANGVSTRPD, encoded by the coding sequence ATGGGCGACATAACTCGGCGCAAGTTCGGGCGGCTCGCCGCGCTGGCGGGCGTCGTTGGCGTAAGCGGTGCGCTTACCAGCTGTGCCGCGCCGGCCACGCCGCCGCAGTCGGGGCCCACCGAGACCGCGACCCCGGCCCCGGATACGCGGGCCCGGCCCATCAGGCTCACCCAGGCCGATGTGGACCGGATCATCGGCGATCACGCGCATACGCTGCTGGACCACCTGCGGGCCAAGGCACCCGGCCGAAACTATGGGATCGCGGTGGCTTTCGCATGTCCCAACCGCCAATTCAATCGCTTCTACATGTACGGAACGGGCGCCGAACAGACCCCGCCCACCGCGCGAACGATCTTCGCGATCGGATCGATCACCAAGACCTTCACCGCCGCGCCGTTCGCCAACGGGGTGTCGACTCGGCCGGACTGA
- a CDS encoding SDR family NAD(P)-dependent oxidoreductase, with protein sequence MTNRTIVITGASDGIGAAAARRLSAHGEKVVVVGRSESKTTAVARELGADYFVADFADLSAVRALADKIRAEYPRIDVLANNAGMMVHKVHLTPDGYEMTYQVNYLAPFLLTTQLLDLLVASRATIVNTTSSSHRLVRLANVADVENTGRRRPSVAYAYSKLAIVLFTKELHRRYHDQGLAVAAVHPGYVNSNFGVASESRVMAFMARYTPAERFTSTVDQGADQLVWLASSTPGVDWTSGEYYSRRRVAKANRAAYDLRLACELWERTLARLA encoded by the coding sequence ATGACGAATAGGACGATCGTCATCACGGGTGCCAGTGACGGCATCGGCGCGGCGGCGGCGCGCCGGCTCAGCGCGCATGGCGAAAAGGTCGTCGTGGTTGGCCGGTCGGAAAGCAAGACCACCGCAGTGGCCCGGGAATTGGGCGCGGATTATTTTGTGGCCGACTTCGCGGACCTGTCTGCGGTGCGGGCCTTGGCGGACAAGATTCGTGCCGAGTACCCGCGCATCGACGTTTTGGCCAACAACGCCGGCATGATGGTCCACAAGGTCCACCTCACACCCGATGGATATGAAATGACCTATCAGGTCAATTACTTGGCGCCGTTTCTGCTTACCACGCAGTTGTTGGATCTGCTGGTGGCCTCACGGGCGACGATCGTGAACACGACCAGCTCGTCGCATCGGCTGGTTCGCCTGGCCAATGTTGCCGACGTGGAGAACACCGGCAGGCGACGGCCCAGCGTCGCCTACGCGTACTCAAAGCTGGCAATCGTCTTGTTCACCAAGGAATTACACCGGCGCTACCACGACCAAGGGCTCGCCGTCGCGGCGGTTCACCCCGGCTATGTCAACTCCAACTTCGGGGTGGCATCGGAATCCCGCGTCATGGCGTTCATGGCGCGGTACACGCCCGCCGAGCGATTCACCTCGACCGTCGACCAGGGAGCCGATCAGCTGGTCTGGCTGGCTTCGAGCACGCCCGGAGTCGACTGGACGTCCGGCGAATACTACTCGAGGCGCAGGGTCGCGAAAGCCAACCGCGCCGCCTACGATCTGCGCCTGGCCTGCGAGCTGTGGGAGCGGACGCTGGCCAGGCTGGCGTAG
- a CDS encoding PPE domain-containing protein, which translates to MNFSMLPPEINSALIFAGAGPGPMLAAAAAWDGLAEELSSAAASFGSVISGLVGGSWQGPSSVAMAAAAAPYAGWLAEAAAQAEQAAAQAAAMVAEFEAVQAAMVQPAMVAANRADLVSLAMSNLFGQNAPAIATVEAAYEEMWTLDVSTMAAYHAGASAVASALTPFTRPLQNPADLPTRMVGALGAAVPAASATTPNLGLANVGSGNVGNANNGIGNIGSGNLGNYNFGAGNLGSNNIGPANLGNNNIGAGNAGSSNFGWGNIGILNTGFANAGLGNFGIANTGNNNVGIGLTGNNQIGIGGLNSGSANLGLFNSGTGNIGFFNSGTGNFGIGNSGNFSTGLFNSGQANTGFFNTGSFNTGMFDVGNANTGSLNTGNYNMGAFNPGASNTGAFNTGTANTGFFNTGNINTGAFNIGNMNNGLFNTGDLNNGVFYRGVGQGSLNFTITTPDLTLPALEIPGISVPAFSLPAITLPSLSLPATTTPDNVAVGAFDLPALTLPALNIPANTTPANITIGAFDLPALTLPALNIPANTTPANITIGAFDLPALTLPALNIPANTTPANITIGAFDLPALTLPALNIPANTTPANITIGAFDLPALTLPALNIPANTTPANITIGAFDLPALTLPALNIPANTTPANITIGAFDLPALTLPALNIPANTTPANITIGAFDLPALTLPALNIPANTTPANITIGAFDLPSLAIPSVTIPSMTIPAGITVGAFALPPLEIPQVIIPPVTIPPITVGAFDLPPLQIPAETIPSLTIPAGTTISGFNLPRFHIPSVIVPPVMIGGITVGDFSLPAIHTQPIPVPPINVGGFVLPGIGWSDFLHTPEITVNNLSIPFQLSFTTNIPALQPIGGGTSVINGSLSLGDPNFHELHLPSLAIHPWQLTVPIVVEPFALPGFTLPSIDVPAIHVDGFTLPQITTPTIATPPVTIDPIATEGLVLPEITIPAITTPAFAIDPIGVGGFTLPAITTPTIVTPPLTIDSIGTGGFTLPAITTPPINTPPFTIDPIAVGGFTLPQITTPPINTPPFTIDPIAVGGFTSPNHHPTHQHPTIHHRPHRRRRLSPQITTPPINTPPFTIDPIAVGGFNLPKSPPHPSTPHHSPSPSHQITTPPQHPTIHHRPYRRRRLHPPPNHHPTHQHPTIHHRPHRRRRLHPPPNHHPTHQHPTIHHRPHRRRRLHPPPNQRPADHHAIVHCSADRPRGLHHAPAHHSRHPPAQHHDREFRDPRGTGLPQLELRTFVGLLQFGRGRQLGLRQQRFGALGLV; encoded by the coding sequence ATGAACTTTTCAATGTTGCCTCCGGAGATCAACTCGGCTCTCATATTTGCTGGTGCCGGACCAGGACCGATGCTGGCGGCCGCGGCGGCCTGGGACGGACTGGCCGAGGAATTGAGCTCGGCTGCAGCCTCTTTCGGCTCGGTGATATCCGGACTGGTCGGCGGATCGTGGCAGGGGCCGTCGTCGGTGGCGATGGCTGCTGCGGCAGCTCCGTATGCGGGGTGGCTTGCCGAGGCGGCGGCCCAGGCCGAGCAGGCGGCGGCCCAGGCCGCGGCGATGGTGGCCGAGTTTGAAGCTGTGCAGGCGGCGATGGTGCAACCGGCGATGGTGGCGGCCAACCGTGCTGACCTTGTGTCGCTGGCGATGTCGAACCTCTTTGGGCAAAACGCCCCGGCGATCGCGACCGTCGAGGCCGCGTACGAGGAGATGTGGACTCTCGATGTGTCGACGATGGCTGCCTATCACGCCGGAGCGTCGGCGGTCGCATCGGCGCTCACGCCGTTCACCCGCCCGTTGCAGAATCCGGCGGATCTGCCGACCCGAATGGTCGGTGCACTCGGGGCCGCCGTACCAGCCGCATCGGCCACGACCCCGAACCTCGGTTTAGCCAACGTTGGCTCCGGCAACGTTGGCAACGCAAACAACGGCATCGGAAATATCGGCAGCGGCAATCTTGGCAACTATAACTTCGGCGCCGGAAACCTCGGCAGCAACAACATCGGCCCAGCAAACCTGGGCAACAACAACATCGGCGCCGGCAACGCCGGCAGCAGCAACTTCGGCTGGGGAAACATAGGCATTCTCAACACCGGGTTCGCCAATGCCGGCCTCGGCAACTTCGGCATTGCGAATACCGGCAACAACAACGTCGGCATCGGCCTCACCGGCAACAACCAGATCGGCATCGGCGGGCTGAACTCGGGCAGCGCCAACCTCGGCTTGTTCAACTCGGGCACCGGAAATATCGGCTTCTTCAACTCCGGCACCGGAAACTTCGGCATCGGAAACTCCGGCAACTTCAGCACCGGCCTTTTCAATTCGGGGCAGGCCAATACGGGGTTCTTCAACACCGGCTCGTTCAACACTGGCATGTTCGATGTCGGTAATGCGAACACCGGCAGCCTGAATACCGGCAATTACAATATGGGCGCCTTCAATCCGGGGGCGTCTAACACTGGAGCGTTCAACACGGGCACCGCCAACACCGGTTTCTTCAACACTGGCAACATCAACACGGGCGCCTTCAACATAGGCAACATGAATAATGGCCTGTTCAACACGGGTGATTTGAATAATGGAGTTTTCTACCGCGGCGTGGGCCAGGGCAGTCTGAATTTCACGATCACGACACCCGATCTGACGCTGCCGGCCCTGGAAATACCCGGAATATCGGTTCCGGCCTTCAGTTTGCCCGCGATAACCCTTCCGTCGCTGTCGCTGCCGGCCACGACGACACCCGACAACGTTGCGGTGGGTGCGTTCGACCTACCGGCACTCACCCTGCCCGCGCTCAACATCCCCGCCAACACCACACCCGCCAACATCACCATCGGCGCCTTCGACCTACCCGCACTCACCCTGCCCGCGCTCAACATCCCCGCCAACACCACACCCGCCAACATCACCATCGGCGCCTTCGACCTACCCGCACTCACCCTGCCCGCGCTCAACATCCCCGCCAACACCACACCCGCCAACATCACCATCGGCGCCTTCGACCTACCCGCACTCACCCTGCCCGCGCTCAACATCCCCGCCAACACCACACCCGCCAACATCACCATCGGCGCCTTCGACCTACCCGCACTCACCCTGCCCGCGCTCAACATCCCCGCCAACACCACACCCGCCAACATCACCATCGGCGCCTTCGACCTACCCGCACTCACCCTGCCCGCGCTCAACATCCCCGCCAACACCACACCCGCCAACATCACCATCGGCGCCTTCGACCTACCCGCACTCACCCTGCCCGCGCTCAACATCCCCGCCAACACCACACCCGCCAACATCACCATCGGCGCCTTCGACCTACCCGCACTCACCCTGCCCGCGCTCAACATCCCCGCCAACACCACACCCGCCAACATCACCATCGGCGCCTTCGACCTACCTTCGCTGGCGATTCCTTCGGTGACTATTCCGTCGATGACAATACCTGCGGGTATCACCGTGGGCGCTTTTGCACTCCCGCCGCTAGAGATTCCGCAGGTGATTATTCCGCCCGTGACGATTCCCCCTATTACGGTGGGGGCGTTTGATTTGCCCCCGTTGCAGATTCCGGCGGAGACCATTCCGTCGCTGACGATACCCGCCGGCACCACTATCAGTGGATTTAATCTGCCCCGATTTCACATTCCTTCGGTGATCGTTCCCCCAGTGATGATAGGCGGCATAACCGTCGGCGACTTTAGCCTACCGGCGATACATACTCAGCCGATACCCGTTCCCCCAATAAATGTGGGCGGATTTGTGCTGCCCGGTATCGGATGGAGTGACTTTCTACACACACCCGAGATAACGGTCAATAATCTTTCAATACCGTTTCAGCTATCCTTCACGACCAATATACCTGCGCTTCAGCCGATAGGCGGCGGAACTAGCGTTATCAACGGTAGTCTCAGCCTCGGCGACCCGAATTTCCACGAACTCCACCTGCCGTCACTGGCAATCCACCCATGGCAGTTGACGGTCCCCATCGTGGTCGAGCCTTTCGCCCTTCCCGGCTTCACCCTCCCCAGTATCGATGTCCCCGCTATCCACGTCGACGGCTTCACCCTTCCCCAGATCACCACCCCGACGATCGCCACACCGCCGGTGACCATCGACCCCATCGCTACCGAGGGATTAGTCCTTCCGGAGATCACCATCCCGGCGATCACTACCCCGGCGTTCGCCATCGATCCGATCGGCGTGGGTGGGTTCACGCTGCCTGCGATCACCACGCCAACGATCGTCACCCCGCCGTTGACCATCGATTCGATCGGGACTGGCGGGTTCACGCTTCCCGCGATCACCACCCCACCCATCAACACCCCACCATTCACCATCGACCCCATCGCCGTCGGCGGCTTCACCCTCCCCCAAATCACCACCCCACCCATCAACACCCCACCATTCACCATCGACCCCATCGCCGTCGGCGGCTTCACCTCCCCAAATCACCACCCCACCCATCAACACCCCACCATTCACCATCGACCCCATCGCCGTCGGCGGCTTTCTCCCCAAATCACCACCCCACCCATCAACACCCCACCATTCACCATCGACCCCATCGCCGTCGGCGGCTTCAACCTCCCCAAATCACCACCCCACCCATCAACACCCCACCATTCACCATCGCCGTCCCACCAAATCACCACCCCACCCCAACACCCCACCATTCACCATCGACCCTATCGCCGTCGGCGGCTTCACCCTCCCCCAAATCACCACCCCACCCATCAACACCCCACCATTCACCATCGACCCCATCGCCGTCGGCGGCTTCACCCTCCCCCAAATCACCACCCCACCCATCAACACCCCACCATTCACCATCGACCCCATCGCCGTCGGCGGCTTCACCCTCCCCCAAATCAACGTCCCGCCGATCACCACGCCATCGTTCACTGTTCCGCCGATCGGCCTCGGGGGCTTCACCACGCCCCCGCTCACCATTCCCGGCATCCACCTGCCCAGCACCACGATCGGGAGTTTCGCGATCCCCGGGGGACCGGGCTACCTCAACTCGAGCTCCGCACCTTCGTCGGGCTTCTTCAATTCGGGCGCGGGCGGCAACTCGGGCTTCGGCAACAACGGTTTGGGGCTCTCGGGTTGGTTTAA
- a CDS encoding cytochrome P450, giving the protein MTLRTHPDGPPVALDLTGETSPYPFFEYMRRTHPVWHGSLADHSQMPEELRPNDEWVLFGYDDVFQAFRDDRTFTSANYDKTIGLVMGHTILAMGGKEHHDHRSLVAKAFRATALERWEPSVIGPVCDQLIDEIKHDGRADLVKALTFEFPTRIIATLLGLPRKDLDLFRRLSLDLISIQADIVAGLNAAAELHDYFLDQVQQRRRKLTNDIIGDLVAAEIDDEKLTDEAIIAFLRLLLPAGLETTYRSSGNLLYLLLTHPEQLAMVYRDRSAIPTAIEEGLRVETPLTMVTRTTTAEVEIGGTTIPPGAQIDLCTGSANRDESRWPDPNTFDIRRPRHAHIAFAGGIHMCLGMHLARLETRVMLNSLFDRVKDLALVADDGTGEASRIVGLTFRSPNKLPVTFTPAA; this is encoded by the coding sequence ATGACGCTGCGCACCCACCCCGACGGCCCGCCCGTCGCGCTCGACCTCACCGGCGAAACCAGTCCCTACCCATTCTTCGAGTACATGCGGCGCACCCATCCGGTCTGGCACGGTTCCCTGGCGGACCACTCACAAATGCCCGAAGAACTGCGGCCAAACGACGAGTGGGTGCTGTTCGGCTATGACGACGTGTTCCAGGCCTTCCGCGACGACCGCACCTTCACCTCGGCCAACTACGACAAGACGATCGGATTGGTGATGGGCCACACCATCCTGGCGATGGGCGGCAAGGAGCACCACGACCACCGCAGCCTGGTGGCCAAGGCGTTTCGCGCCACCGCGCTCGAACGCTGGGAACCGTCGGTCATCGGGCCGGTCTGCGACCAGCTGATCGACGAAATCAAACACGACGGCCGCGCCGACCTGGTGAAGGCGCTGACGTTCGAGTTCCCGACCCGGATCATCGCGACGCTGCTGGGACTGCCCCGCAAGGATCTCGACCTGTTCCGGCGGCTGTCACTTGACCTCATCTCGATTCAGGCCGACATCGTGGCTGGGCTGAACGCGGCCGCAGAGTTGCACGATTACTTCCTCGACCAGGTCCAGCAGCGTCGCCGCAAACTCACCAACGACATCATCGGCGACCTGGTCGCCGCCGAGATCGACGACGAAAAGCTCACCGACGAGGCCATCATCGCCTTCCTGCGCCTGCTGCTGCCGGCCGGGCTGGAGACCACCTACCGCTCCTCGGGCAACCTGCTGTACCTGCTGCTAACCCACCCCGAGCAGCTGGCGATGGTCTACCGGGACCGGTCGGCGATCCCCACCGCGATCGAAGAGGGCCTGCGGGTCGAAACGCCACTCACCATGGTCACGCGGACCACCACCGCCGAAGTCGAAATAGGCGGCACGACAATCCCTCCCGGCGCACAGATCGACCTGTGCACGGGCTCGGCCAACCGCGACGAAAGCCGTTGGCCCGACCCCAACACTTTCGACATCCGCCGGCCGCGGCATGCCCACATCGCGTTCGCGGGGGGAATCCACATGTGCCTTGGCATGCATCTGGCCCGGCTGGAAACTCGGGTCATGCTGAACAGCCTGTTCGACCGCGTCAAGGACCTGGCACTGGTTGCCGACGACGGAACCGGCGAGGCATCCAGGATCGTCGGACTCACCTTCCGGTCACCCAACAAGCTTCCGGTCACGTTCACGCCGGCCGCATGA
- a CDS encoding acyl-CoA dehydrogenase family protein: MTAVDSPEKILFASTTQAFLHREAPLRYVRELHAAGVSFDPAWWRRAAGLGWTGLLVPEALGGGSVSGNGVADLAMVAEQLGKTVAPGPLYPVSTVLAGLVDCAERQAHAATIESLMCGETVASWAVCEPGRGWAPLDPSVTFTPTDSGHRGYRIQGTKDRVEAGAQSAVLLVVARCASDADEVRQFLVPTDAPGVRISAQQSIDLVKQYARVQFDGVVVPASAAVGSAAETAALIDRQSQIAQVLQCAEVVGIVQTVFDFTVQWALDRYTFGRPLASYQALKHGFADMKMWLEACRATTTAAVADVAARSPAAGRSASVAKSYVGEMAGQIVQRCVQMHGGIGVTWEHDLHLYLRRVTLYRAMFGTPEEHNLRVYEAARAAR; the protein is encoded by the coding sequence ATGACCGCCGTCGACTCTCCCGAAAAGATACTCTTCGCCTCGACCACCCAGGCATTTCTGCACAGGGAAGCGCCGCTGCGCTACGTCCGTGAGCTGCATGCCGCGGGTGTGTCCTTTGATCCCGCGTGGTGGCGGCGCGCCGCCGGACTCGGGTGGACGGGCTTGCTCGTTCCGGAGGCGTTGGGCGGCGGCAGTGTGTCGGGCAACGGTGTCGCGGATCTGGCCATGGTTGCCGAACAGCTCGGCAAGACGGTCGCGCCGGGGCCGCTGTATCCGGTCAGCACCGTGCTCGCGGGGCTGGTCGACTGCGCCGAACGGCAGGCGCACGCGGCCACCATCGAGTCGTTGATGTGCGGTGAAACGGTGGCGTCGTGGGCGGTTTGCGAGCCGGGCCGGGGTTGGGCGCCACTCGATCCGTCGGTGACCTTCACGCCGACCGACTCCGGCCACCGCGGCTACCGCATTCAGGGCACCAAGGACCGGGTCGAGGCGGGGGCTCAAAGCGCGGTGCTGCTGGTGGTGGCGCGATGCGCCTCAGATGCCGACGAGGTTCGCCAGTTTCTGGTTCCGACGGACGCGCCGGGCGTCCGGATTTCCGCCCAGCAGTCAATCGATCTGGTCAAGCAGTATGCGCGGGTGCAGTTCGACGGTGTGGTCGTGCCGGCGTCCGCGGCTGTCGGCAGCGCCGCCGAGACCGCCGCGCTGATCGATCGGCAGAGCCAGATCGCCCAGGTGCTGCAATGCGCGGAGGTGGTCGGCATCGTGCAGACGGTGTTCGACTTCACCGTCCAATGGGCGCTGGACCGGTACACATTCGGCCGTCCGCTGGCTTCCTACCAGGCGCTCAAACACGGGTTCGCCGACATGAAGATGTGGCTCGAAGCGTGCCGTGCGACCACAACGGCGGCGGTTGCCGACGTCGCGGCCCGCTCACCCGCAGCCGGCCGGTCGGCCAGCGTCGCCAAATCCTACGTGGGGGAGATGGCGGGCCAGATCGTTCAGCGTTGCGTACAGATGCACGGTGGCATCGGCGTTACCTGGGAACACGACCTACATCTGTACCTCAGGCGGGTTACGTTGTACCGGGCCATGTTTGGCACACCGGAGGAACACAACCTACGGGTGTACGAGGCGGCGAGGGCGGCCAGGTGA
- a CDS encoding acyl-CoA dehydrogenase family protein — protein sequence MTPTESVAEFAARARAWLADNMPRIDPDSPPAAPRDDERSWQRARELQKRLYEGGFAGICFPREYGGLGLDYEYQRAFDDESLRYEMPLILNTPTFTICCATLLDTGSEEQKTRHISAALRGDEVLVQLLSEPSGGSDLAGVLTRAERHGDRWVINGAKTWSTSAFAADFGLCLARTDWDVPKHDGLTMFLVPIDHPGITLRRITQVNGSTEFCEEFLDGVDVGDDAVVGQVNDGWAVASRQLYHERRAVGQGSEFASGSGSEGGHTTPVDYAELAERTGQADSERVREMAGRALVHRAVAEQLIDHVYRSVRDGTLPPAGGTLIRLFHAETVTCEMDTALSIAAAAGVVGEFGQGLQTGLRYLARQSVAIGGGTTEMARNVIGDRVLNFPREYAADRGMPFNQVRHSKARSTFRNEVLRDATDDG from the coding sequence GTGACGCCCACCGAATCCGTTGCGGAATTCGCCGCCCGGGCCAGAGCGTGGCTGGCGGACAACATGCCTCGCATCGACCCGGATTCGCCTCCGGCTGCGCCTCGCGACGATGAACGGTCCTGGCAGCGAGCCCGAGAGCTGCAAAAGCGGCTCTACGAAGGCGGATTCGCGGGTATCTGCTTTCCCCGTGAGTACGGGGGTCTGGGTCTGGATTACGAATACCAGCGGGCATTCGACGACGAATCCCTCCGCTACGAGATGCCGTTGATCCTCAACACGCCGACGTTCACCATCTGCTGCGCGACGCTGCTCGACACCGGTAGCGAGGAGCAGAAAACGCGGCACATCTCCGCCGCGCTGCGCGGCGACGAGGTGCTCGTGCAGCTGCTGTCGGAACCCAGCGGCGGGTCGGATTTGGCCGGCGTCCTCACCCGGGCCGAACGCCACGGTGACCGGTGGGTGATCAACGGCGCCAAGACCTGGAGCACCAGCGCATTCGCTGCGGACTTCGGACTGTGCCTGGCCCGCACCGACTGGGACGTGCCCAAGCACGACGGCCTGACCATGTTCCTGGTGCCCATCGACCATCCGGGAATCACGTTGCGCCGCATCACCCAGGTGAACGGATCCACCGAATTCTGCGAGGAGTTCCTGGACGGAGTGGACGTCGGCGACGACGCCGTCGTCGGCCAGGTCAACGACGGGTGGGCGGTGGCCTCCCGGCAGCTGTACCACGAGCGCCGCGCGGTCGGGCAGGGCTCGGAGTTTGCCAGCGGCAGCGGCAGCGAAGGCGGCCACACGACGCCGGTCGACTACGCCGAACTGGCGGAGAGGACCGGACAGGCCGACAGCGAACGGGTGCGCGAGATGGCCGGTCGGGCGCTGGTGCACCGCGCGGTGGCCGAGCAGCTGATCGACCACGTTTATCGCAGCGTCCGGGATGGCACACTGCCGCCGGCCGGCGGAACGCTCATCAGGCTCTTCCACGCCGAGACCGTGACGTGCGAGATGGATACCGCGCTCTCGATCGCCGCAGCGGCCGGCGTCGTCGGGGAGTTCGGCCAAGGCCTGCAGACCGGGCTGCGCTACCTGGCCCGGCAGTCGGTCGCCATCGGCGGCGGCACCACCGAGATGGCGCGCAACGTCATCGGCGATCGGGTGTTGAACTTCCCACGGGAATACGCCGCGGACCGTGGGATGCCGTTCAATCAGGTACGGCACAGCAAGGCGCGCTCAACCTTCCGAAACGAGGTTCTCCGTGACGCTACTGATGACGGGTAG